The Coffea arabica cultivar ET-39 chromosome 3c, Coffea Arabica ET-39 HiFi, whole genome shotgun sequence genome contains a region encoding:
- the LOC113735051 gene encoding putative late blight resistance protein homolog R1A-4 isoform X1, with protein sequence MSSVFERIKFLTKKFNAGAGPAGSSSLDRLGSSSLDRLDSALKGIKCYSEILSKVKEDWKFLRKLWESAHKGSDAATDEEKKNAHMSLKIEATAEEISLELIRFREEKQVKDEEFLNELAIDCRTKTGRLIAEVEEALDHLYLMWSRGGGSSSFRLQLHSLPPFDVYFRKDLLGYVQSTVSQLEVMTAIDWRYINLSKNTHYLSLSGSVRYLDSLGTTTDEVLQYVHDSGLPSLDACVGHVLSLALRIANRCRDYWSNYKAGRVEPRSRELFAFLVNLGSETHPSNPKFVGFLLNFLFALSCTGKVVIQHLVWGFCQYLFLGEYGHFQDEVAPVLGLLLYSTSILDDEDTAWSFIPEFQAVLVEMASLLESTGRDEKKLDNSPQYSELLTKICLLKAELFLVVQIHAMKSNTNTSSPSPGMLSCFEYIMDIRRQFPKTLQRYSKKWRPKTRLDREKSLALIESTFREEKSLYKSYRLKEITASVAKNSLLRLHFKIVIFKGGSFLTELLLLKSRNDERLMACGKDQIKVHFQKLEYITLILSDERVKDSEDILGTIGESFRRLTSFSYYFLDTQDEMINLSFSELLERVTHLIKAKLTDIIPQFPMFNFPKISNMEFLDFLRRRLGEVLRYERALTAPVKHHIEGIQLHLKSLRSFHKNVSELDIEKPPELEDLVDRVTDSAYKVEYVVDLIEVDAQSLDFFWLVAVEEELRLLRERARGLHLTTPDAEVQDSKNVTQVSVDKLSTKNTSAIDEIVVDLCNRENEILNQLTRGSSKLDIVFIAGMPGLGKTTFARKVYSSLEVMRHFHLRAWCSVSQEYEKRRLLLEILTGIHGLTEEIRQMRDEDLEDKLRKLLLKNKYLIVIDDIWGVGAWNDLKNSFPDDANGSRILFTSRLHRVASEIKPDSPPLPLGLFSQEESWQLLEKKVFKEECCPNELLGVGKEIAYHCQGLPLAVVAVAGILKMTEKCQNSWKTIADNLSSQIIDNPEAQCKEVLNLSYKHLPEYLKSCFLYLGVLNEDRDILVSKLIQFWIAEGFIPESNKGFEDVAEAFLMDLIDRSLVIISKRRSNGKVRACRLHDLVLDFCKSKTEDENFFQLITRSDNPYASFPITDYGFEFDFYRHSSPVSFASYRLAISLKRNHFVESKPSGLATRSLVFFASTDSEPKRPYDISFICHNFKLLRVLDFECFNLGISFPVEIGNLVKLRYLAVGGYLKSIPQSIANLRKLKTLIVKGLSGKITLPNTIWRITSLRHLHVSVHVAFDSDAEELGDSSILENLVSFSCPSLSCGEDAERIIKRLPNLCKLSCIFYESPDSSTNSNHFPRLNCLTHLESLKIFYYGSPLNNGEFSLPLNLKKLTLSNFRLPWSHISMIGRLPNLEVLKLRCGAFEGKIWDVEEEFQNLKFLSLDNLNIAQWNASCDDFSKLERLILQNCKDLEEIPEDFANIYTLEMIEVHWCGESAEKSAIKIGEETGDIKVLIRSSNLSS encoded by the coding sequence ATGAGTTCTGTATTCGAACGCATAAAGTTCCTAACAAAAAAATTCAATGCTGGTGCTGGACCTGCTGGTTCTTCAAGCCTGGATCGCCTTGGTTCTTCAAGCTTGGATCGCCTTGATTCTGCGCTGAAAGGCATAAAGTGTTACTCGGAGATCCTATCAAAAGTCAAAGAGGATTggaaatttttgagaaaactttgGGAATCAGCTCATAAGGGGAGTGATGCTGCTACAGATGAGGAGAAGAAGAATGCGCACATGAGCCTCAAGATTGAAGCTACAGCGGAGGAGATTTCCCTGGAACTTATTCGTTTCCGTGAAGAAAAGCAGGTAAAAGATGAAGAATTCCTAAACGAATTAGCCATTGATTGTAGAACAAAAACCGGGCGCTTGATTGCTGAAGTTGAAGAAGCTCTTGACCATTTGTACTTGATGTGGTCAAGAGGCGGAGGCAGCAGCTCATTCCGACTCCAACTCCATTCTCTTCCTCCTTTTGATGTCTACTTTCGCAAGGATTTACTAGGATATGTACAATCAACTGTGTCTCAACTCGAGGTGATGACAGCTATTGATTGGCGCTATATCAACTTAAGTAAAAATACCCATTACCTTTCCTTGTCCGGGAGTGTTCGTTACCTTGATTCATTAGGAACAACAACAGATGAAGTACTACAATATGTTCATGATAGTGGACTGCCTAGTTTAGATGCTTGCGTTGGCCATGTTTTATCCCTGGCCCTACGAATTGCAAACCGGTGTCGTGATTACTGGTCAAATTACAAGGCAGGCAGAGTTGAACCGCGGAGCAGGGAACTGTTTGCATTCCTGGTGAATTTGGGCAGTGAAACTCATCCCAGTAATCCCAAATTCGTTGGTTTCCTTCTCAATTTCCTTTTCGCTCTCAGCTGTACTGGGAAGGTTGTGATTCAGCATTTGGTGTGGGGGTTTTGCCAGTATCTCTTCTTGGGTGAATATGGACATTTTCAAGACGAGGTGGCTCCCGTATTAGGGCTTTTGCTCTACAGCACTTCTATACTAGATGATGAGGACACAGCATGGAGTTTCATTCCAGAATTTCAGGCAGTGCTAGTAGAGATGGCATCTCTACTTGAGTCAACTGGTCGTGATGAGAAAAAACTAGACAACTCACCTCAGTATTCTGAGTTACTTACAAAAATTTGTCTTCTCAAGGCGGAGCTTTTCCTTGTGGTGCAAATCCATGCCATGAAAAGCAATACAAACACTTCTTCCCCTTCCCCCGGTATGCTTTCCTGTTTTGAATATATCATGGACATCCGTAGACAATTTCCCAAAACACTGCAAAGATATTCCAAGAAGTGGCGTCCAAAAACGAGATTAGACAGGGAAAAGTCGTTGGCACTGATTGAATCAACATTCAGGGAGGAAAAATCTCTTTATAAGTCATATAGGCTCAAGGAAATCACAGCATCCGTGGCAAAAAACTCACTCCTGCGACTTCATTTTAAGATTGTGATTTTCAAGGGAGGGTCATTTCTGACGGAGCTATTACTTCTGAAAAGCAGGAATGATGAAAGGCTTATGGCTTGTGGGAAAGATCAAATTAAAGTCCACTTTCAGAAGCTTGAGTATATCACACTAATTCTCTCAGATGAGAGAGTTAAGGACAGCGAGGACATCTTAGGAACAATTGGAGAATCTTTTAGGAGGCTGACAAGTTTCTCTTACTATTTCCTTGACACACAAGATGAAATGATCAACCTTTCATTTTCTGAGCTGTTAGAAAGGGTAACGCATTTGATCAAGGCAAAGCTCACAGATATTATTCCTCAATTTCCAATGTTTAATTTCCCAAAGATTTCCAATATGGAGTTCCTTGATTTTCTTCGGAGAAGGCTTGGGGAAGTTCTGAGATATGAGCGTGCCTTAACTGCACCAGTGAAGCACCACATTGAAGGGATTCAATTACATCTCAAGTCATTGAGGTCTTTTCACAAAAATGTTTCAGAGTTGGACATTGAGAAGCCTCCAGAGCTAGAAGATCTCGTCGATCGAGTCACTGATTCGGCTTATAAAGTGGAGTACGTTGTTGATTTAATTGAGGTTGATGCTCAATCGCTGGATTTCTTCTGGTTGGTTGCCGTGGAGGAGGAGTTAAGACTTCTTAGAGAGAGAGCCAGGGGACTTCATTTGACAACCCCTGATGCGGAAGTCCAAGATTCCAAGAATGTCACCCAGGTTTCAGTTGACAAGTTATCAACAAAAAATACATCAGCAATTGATGAAATTGTGGTGGATCTCTGTAACAGAGAAAATGAAATTCTCAACCAGCTGACTAGAGGATCCTCAAAGCTGGATATTGTTTTTATTGCTGGAATGCCTGGTTTAGGCAAGACAACGTTCGCGAGGAAGGTGTACAGCAGTCTTGAAGTCATGCGTCACTTTCATCTTCGTGCATGGTGCTCTGTTTCCCAAGAATACGAGAAAAGGAGATTGTTGCTCGAAATTCTAACAGGGATTCATGGGCTTACGGAAGAGATTCGCCAAATGAGGGATGAAGATCTCGAAGATAAATTGCGTAAATTGTTACTGAAAAACAAGTATCTCATAGTTATAGATGACATATGGGGTGTTGGAGCCTGGAATGACTTGAAAAACTCATTCCCAGATGATGCAAATGGAAGTCGAATTCTGTTCACCAGTCGCCTCCACAGAGTGGCCTCGGAAATTAAACCAGACAgtcctcctcttcctcttggcctTTTTTCTCAGGAAGAAAGTTGGCAGCTGTTAGAAAAGAAGGTATTCAAGGAAGAATGTTGCCCCAATGAGCTGCTGGGAGTCGGAAAGGAAATTGCTTACCACTGTCAAGGATTGCCTCTTGCTGTTGTTGCGGTTGCTGGTATACTGAAAATGACagaaaaatgccaaaattcatGGAAAACAATCGCAGATAACTTGAGCTCACAAATAATTGATAATCCCGAAGCTCAGTGCAAAGAAGTCTTAAATCTCAGCTACAAACATTTGCCGGAGTATCTTAAATCATGCTTTCTATATTTGGGAGTTCTTAATGAAGACAGAGATATTCTTGTCAGCAAGTTGATACAGTTTTGGATCGCAGAAGGTTTCATACCAGAATCTAATAAGGGCTTTGAAGATGTGGCCGAGGCTTTCTTGATGGATCTAATTGACAGAAGCTTGGTgataatctccaaaagaagaTCCAACGGCAAAGTTAGAGCATGTCGCCTCCACGATCTTGTCCTTGATTTCTGTAAGTCTAAAACCGAGGATGAGAACTTCTTTCAGCTGATAACCAGGTCTGATAATCCATATGCTTCTTTTCCTATTACAGATTATggttttgaatttgatttttacCGTCATTCATCTCCCGTGTCATTTGCATCCTATCGGTTGGCTATATCTTTGAAGAGAAACCACTTTGTTGAATCAAAACCTTCTGGCTTGGCCACCCGTTCTTTGGTTTTCTTTGCTTCTACAGATTCAGAACCCAAACGCCCTTATGACATCTCATTCATTTGTCACAACTTTAAATTGCTTAGAGTATTGGATTTTGAATGCTTCAATTTGGGAATTTCATTTCCTGTAGAAATTGGAAATCTGGTAAAATTGAGGTATTTAGCAGTTGGAGGCTATTTGAAATCCATTCCACAATCGATAGCCAACCTCAGGAAACTGAAAACTCTTATCGTGAAGGGATTAAGTGGTAAGATCACCTTACCAAATACCATCTGGCGCATCACAAGTTTAAGGCATCTTCATGTAAGTGTCCATGTTGCTTTCGACTCAGATGCTGAAGAGCTTGGTGATAGCTCTATATTAGAAAATTTGGTCAGTTTTTCCTGCCCATCTCTTTCTTGTGGTGAAGATGCAGAAAGGATAATAAAGAGGCTTCCAAATCTTTGCAAGCTGAGTTGCATATTCTATGAATCACCAGATTCTTCCACGAACAGCAATCATTTTCCGAGATTGAACTGTCTCACTCATTTGGAGTCACTCAAGATATTCTACTATGGAAGCCCTCTTAACAATGGCGAGTTCAGCCTCCCTTTGAATCTAAAGAAATTGACTTTATCAAACTTTCGCCTTCCATGGAGTCATATCTCCATGATTGGGAGACTACCAAACCTGGAAGTCCTCAAGTTACGTTGTGGTGCCTTTGAGGGAAAAATATGGGACGTTGAAGAAGAGTTTCAGAATCTTAAGTTCTTGAGCTTAGACAATTTGAACATTGCTCAATGGAATGCATCTTGTGATGATTTTTCCAAGCTTGAAAGACTCATCTTACAAAATTGCAAAGACCTTGAAGAGATTCCAGAGGATTTtgcaaacatatatacattggagATGATTGAAGTGCATTGGTGTGGTGAATCTGCAGAAAAATCAGCAATTAAGATTGGAGAAGAAACTGGTGATATCAAAGTCCTTATCAGGAGTTCAAATTTGAGTTCATGA
- the LOC113735051 gene encoding uncharacterized protein isoform X2: MSSVFERIKFLTKKFNAGAGPAGSSSLDRLGSSSLDRLDSALKGIKCYSEILSKVKEDWKFLRKLWESAHKGSDAATDEEKKNAHMSLKIEATAEEISLELIRFREEKQVKDEEFLNELAIDCRTKTGRLIAEVEEALDHLYLMWSRGGGSSSFRLQLHSLPPFDVYFRKDLLGYVQSTVSQLEVMTAIDWRYINLSKNTHYLSLSGSVRYLDSLGTTTDEVLQYVHDSGLPSLDACVGHVLSLALRIANRCRDYWSNYKAGRVEPRSRELFAFLVNLGSETHPSNPKFVGFLLNFLFALSCTGKVVIQHLVWGFCQYLFLGEYGHFQDEVAPVLGLLLYSTSILDDEDTAWSFIPEFQAVLVEMASLLESTGRDEKKLDNSPQYSELLTKICLLKAELFLVVQIHAMKSNTNTSSPSPGMLSCFEYIMDIRRQFPKTLQRYSKKWRPKTRLDREKSLALIESTFREEKSLYKSYRLKEITASVAKNSLLRLHFKIVIFKGGSFLTELLLLKSRNDERLMACGKDQIKVHFQKLEYITLILSDERVKDSEDILGTIGESFRRLTSFSYYFLDTQDEMINLSFSELLERVTHLIKAKLTDIIPQFPMFNFPKISNMEFLDFLRRRLGEVLRYERALTAPVKHHIEGIQLHLKSLRSFHKNVSELDIEKPPELEDLVDRVTDSAYKVEYVVDLIEVDAQSLDFFWLVAVEEELRLLRERARGLHLTTPDAEVQDSKNVTQVSVDKLSTKNTSAIDEIVVDLCNRENEILNQLTRGSSKLDIVFIAGMPGLGKTTFARKVYSSLEVMRHFHLRAWCSVSQEYEKRRLLLEILTGIHGLTEEIRQMRDEDLEDKLRKLLLKNKYLIVIDDIWGVGAWNDLKNSFPDDANGSRILFTSRLHRVASEIKPDSPPLPLGLFSQEESWQLLEKKVFKEECCPNELLGVGKEIAYHCQGLPLAVVAVAGILKMTEKCQNSWKTIADNLSSQIIDNPEAQCKEVLNLSYKHLPEYLKSCFLYLGVLNEDRDILVSKLIQFWIAEGFIPESNKGFEDVAEAFLMDLIDRSLVIISKRRSNGKVRACRLHDLVLDFCKSKTEDENFFQLITRNWKSGKIEVFSSWRLFEIHSTIDSQPQETENSYREGIKW, translated from the exons ATGAGTTCTGTATTCGAACGCATAAAGTTCCTAACAAAAAAATTCAATGCTGGTGCTGGACCTGCTGGTTCTTCAAGCCTGGATCGCCTTGGTTCTTCAAGCTTGGATCGCCTTGATTCTGCGCTGAAAGGCATAAAGTGTTACTCGGAGATCCTATCAAAAGTCAAAGAGGATTggaaatttttgagaaaactttgGGAATCAGCTCATAAGGGGAGTGATGCTGCTACAGATGAGGAGAAGAAGAATGCGCACATGAGCCTCAAGATTGAAGCTACAGCGGAGGAGATTTCCCTGGAACTTATTCGTTTCCGTGAAGAAAAGCAGGTAAAAGATGAAGAATTCCTAAACGAATTAGCCATTGATTGTAGAACAAAAACCGGGCGCTTGATTGCTGAAGTTGAAGAAGCTCTTGACCATTTGTACTTGATGTGGTCAAGAGGCGGAGGCAGCAGCTCATTCCGACTCCAACTCCATTCTCTTCCTCCTTTTGATGTCTACTTTCGCAAGGATTTACTAGGATATGTACAATCAACTGTGTCTCAACTCGAGGTGATGACAGCTATTGATTGGCGCTATATCAACTTAAGTAAAAATACCCATTACCTTTCCTTGTCCGGGAGTGTTCGTTACCTTGATTCATTAGGAACAACAACAGATGAAGTACTACAATATGTTCATGATAGTGGACTGCCTAGTTTAGATGCTTGCGTTGGCCATGTTTTATCCCTGGCCCTACGAATTGCAAACCGGTGTCGTGATTACTGGTCAAATTACAAGGCAGGCAGAGTTGAACCGCGGAGCAGGGAACTGTTTGCATTCCTGGTGAATTTGGGCAGTGAAACTCATCCCAGTAATCCCAAATTCGTTGGTTTCCTTCTCAATTTCCTTTTCGCTCTCAGCTGTACTGGGAAGGTTGTGATTCAGCATTTGGTGTGGGGGTTTTGCCAGTATCTCTTCTTGGGTGAATATGGACATTTTCAAGACGAGGTGGCTCCCGTATTAGGGCTTTTGCTCTACAGCACTTCTATACTAGATGATGAGGACACAGCATGGAGTTTCATTCCAGAATTTCAGGCAGTGCTAGTAGAGATGGCATCTCTACTTGAGTCAACTGGTCGTGATGAGAAAAAACTAGACAACTCACCTCAGTATTCTGAGTTACTTACAAAAATTTGTCTTCTCAAGGCGGAGCTTTTCCTTGTGGTGCAAATCCATGCCATGAAAAGCAATACAAACACTTCTTCCCCTTCCCCCGGTATGCTTTCCTGTTTTGAATATATCATGGACATCCGTAGACAATTTCCCAAAACACTGCAAAGATATTCCAAGAAGTGGCGTCCAAAAACGAGATTAGACAGGGAAAAGTCGTTGGCACTGATTGAATCAACATTCAGGGAGGAAAAATCTCTTTATAAGTCATATAGGCTCAAGGAAATCACAGCATCCGTGGCAAAAAACTCACTCCTGCGACTTCATTTTAAGATTGTGATTTTCAAGGGAGGGTCATTTCTGACGGAGCTATTACTTCTGAAAAGCAGGAATGATGAAAGGCTTATGGCTTGTGGGAAAGATCAAATTAAAGTCCACTTTCAGAAGCTTGAGTATATCACACTAATTCTCTCAGATGAGAGAGTTAAGGACAGCGAGGACATCTTAGGAACAATTGGAGAATCTTTTAGGAGGCTGACAAGTTTCTCTTACTATTTCCTTGACACACAAGATGAAATGATCAACCTTTCATTTTCTGAGCTGTTAGAAAGGGTAACGCATTTGATCAAGGCAAAGCTCACAGATATTATTCCTCAATTTCCAATGTTTAATTTCCCAAAGATTTCCAATATGGAGTTCCTTGATTTTCTTCGGAGAAGGCTTGGGGAAGTTCTGAGATATGAGCGTGCCTTAACTGCACCAGTGAAGCACCACATTGAAGGGATTCAATTACATCTCAAGTCATTGAGGTCTTTTCACAAAAATGTTTCAGAGTTGGACATTGAGAAGCCTCCAGAGCTAGAAGATCTCGTCGATCGAGTCACTGATTCGGCTTATAAAGTGGAGTACGTTGTTGATTTAATTGAGGTTGATGCTCAATCGCTGGATTTCTTCTGGTTGGTTGCCGTGGAGGAGGAGTTAAGACTTCTTAGAGAGAGAGCCAGGGGACTTCATTTGACAACCCCTGATGCGGAAGTCCAAGATTCCAAGAATGTCACCCAGGTTTCAGTTGACAAGTTATCAACAAAAAATACATCAGCAATTGATGAAATTGTGGTGGATCTCTGTAACAGAGAAAATGAAATTCTCAACCAGCTGACTAGAGGATCCTCAAAGCTGGATATTGTTTTTATTGCTGGAATGCCTGGTTTAGGCAAGACAACGTTCGCGAGGAAGGTGTACAGCAGTCTTGAAGTCATGCGTCACTTTCATCTTCGTGCATGGTGCTCTGTTTCCCAAGAATACGAGAAAAGGAGATTGTTGCTCGAAATTCTAACAGGGATTCATGGGCTTACGGAAGAGATTCGCCAAATGAGGGATGAAGATCTCGAAGATAAATTGCGTAAATTGTTACTGAAAAACAAGTATCTCATAGTTATAGATGACATATGGGGTGTTGGAGCCTGGAATGACTTGAAAAACTCATTCCCAGATGATGCAAATGGAAGTCGAATTCTGTTCACCAGTCGCCTCCACAGAGTGGCCTCGGAAATTAAACCAGACAgtcctcctcttcctcttggcctTTTTTCTCAGGAAGAAAGTTGGCAGCTGTTAGAAAAGAAGGTATTCAAGGAAGAATGTTGCCCCAATGAGCTGCTGGGAGTCGGAAAGGAAATTGCTTACCACTGTCAAGGATTGCCTCTTGCTGTTGTTGCGGTTGCTGGTATACTGAAAATGACagaaaaatgccaaaattcatGGAAAACAATCGCAGATAACTTGAGCTCACAAATAATTGATAATCCCGAAGCTCAGTGCAAAGAAGTCTTAAATCTCAGCTACAAACATTTGCCGGAGTATCTTAAATCATGCTTTCTATATTTGGGAGTTCTTAATGAAGACAGAGATATTCTTGTCAGCAAGTTGATACAGTTTTGGATCGCAGAAGGTTTCATACCAGAATCTAATAAGGGCTTTGAAGATGTGGCCGAGGCTTTCTTGATGGATCTAATTGACAGAAGCTTGGTgataatctccaaaagaagaTCCAACGGCAAAGTTAGAGCATGTCGCCTCCACGATCTTGTCCTTGATTTCTGTAAGTCTAAAACCGAGGATGAGAACTTCTTTCAGCTGATAACCAG AAATTGGAAATCTGGTAAAATTGAGGTATTTAGCAGTTGGAGGCTATTTGAAATCCATTCCACAATCGATAGCCAACCTCAGGAAACTGAAAACTCTTATCGTGAAGGGATTAAGTGGTAA